A genomic window from Luteolibacter sp. LG18 includes:
- a CDS encoding tetratricopeptide repeat protein, producing MAIPRSIIPCAVAALVAVVPARAVEAEGELGKLVTEALAAMDAEKWDVALPLLVRVTDTYDKEAAKLYGAQFGVIWYRRGICELQLRSWKEAAASFQRCYQGYPNTGTDRGNLYHKKALLKWGDAAVGAGDWDLATRMFRKFLDERDRNADSFPQGIFHVNFAVSQFKLGQLAEGCENLEIALRNKETFPTPDAALVTGFQELVAAAIREKNEAALLDCLTKNRADLTFAPADAAAYGRTYLKLAADATAAGFRRAAFAIYQLVPDTSVAIDALKAGLAALSARPALVDSARLVDRARMQADLAKLEEERRGGQSMEVVKLAGIALLHEQAGNLRGACAAYEQLERYYPRAAAREENLFNLVRTSSLIGEPLKMDQHGRKFLADFPKSGHAAEVRNTMLTTLFFGGLYDRCVDLATPLVGSLQAGTKDHDLCLHVLGGALYYTGQAEKAQPLLDEHVTKYPTSRFALDALYFQASNRTRLQDWAKAGPLLDGFLAKAAERPGNPFIAYALYDRACVHAANHETAPALETIARLGREFPEADNLDVAMNLKGTVLEAANDPAGAEAAFKKAIELARGRDHAGVAEDAKANLARIQEAAKTKRREEGGPRR from the coding sequence ATGGCCATCCCACGCTCCATCATCCCCTGCGCCGTGGCCGCCCTGGTGGCGGTGGTGCCGGCCCGTGCGGTCGAGGCGGAAGGGGAACTGGGCAAGCTCGTGACCGAGGCGCTCGCTGCGATGGACGCGGAGAAATGGGACGTGGCGCTACCGCTGTTGGTCAGAGTGACCGACACCTACGACAAGGAAGCGGCGAAACTCTACGGCGCGCAGTTCGGCGTCATCTGGTACCGCCGCGGCATCTGCGAGCTCCAGCTCCGGAGCTGGAAAGAGGCAGCGGCCTCCTTCCAGCGCTGCTACCAAGGCTATCCGAACACCGGCACCGATCGCGGCAATCTCTATCACAAGAAGGCGCTGCTGAAATGGGGCGATGCGGCGGTGGGCGCGGGCGATTGGGACCTCGCGACCCGGATGTTCCGGAAGTTCCTCGATGAGCGGGACCGCAACGCGGACTCGTTCCCACAGGGCATCTTCCACGTGAACTTCGCGGTCAGCCAGTTCAAGCTCGGCCAGCTTGCGGAAGGCTGTGAGAACCTCGAGATCGCGTTGCGGAACAAGGAGACGTTTCCGACTCCGGATGCCGCACTGGTGACGGGTTTCCAGGAACTGGTGGCCGCCGCGATCCGCGAGAAGAACGAGGCTGCCCTGTTGGACTGCCTGACGAAGAACCGCGCCGACCTCACCTTCGCACCGGCGGATGCCGCGGCCTACGGGCGCACCTATCTGAAGCTGGCGGCGGACGCGACCGCGGCGGGATTCCGCCGCGCGGCCTTCGCGATCTATCAATTGGTGCCGGACACCAGCGTGGCGATCGATGCCCTGAAGGCGGGGCTCGCCGCGCTGTCCGCGCGGCCAGCGCTGGTCGATAGTGCCCGCTTGGTCGACCGCGCGCGGATGCAGGCGGATCTCGCCAAGCTGGAGGAGGAACGCCGTGGCGGCCAGTCCATGGAGGTGGTGAAGCTGGCGGGGATCGCGCTGCTCCACGAGCAGGCTGGCAATCTCCGCGGTGCCTGCGCGGCTTACGAGCAACTGGAGCGCTACTACCCGCGAGCCGCGGCCCGGGAAGAGAATTTGTTCAATCTCGTGCGCACCTCGTCGCTCATCGGCGAGCCCCTCAAAATGGACCAGCACGGCCGCAAGTTCCTCGCGGATTTCCCGAAGTCCGGCCATGCGGCGGAGGTCCGGAACACGATGCTCACCACTTTGTTTTTCGGCGGGCTCTACGACCGCTGCGTGGACCTCGCGACCCCGCTGGTCGGGAGCCTGCAAGCAGGGACCAAAGACCACGATCTCTGCCTGCACGTGCTCGGAGGCGCGCTCTATTACACCGGGCAGGCCGAGAAGGCCCAGCCGCTCCTCGATGAGCACGTTACGAAGTATCCGACGAGCCGCTTCGCCCTGGACGCGCTCTATTTCCAGGCATCGAACCGGACCCGCCTCCAGGATTGGGCGAAGGCGGGACCGTTGCTCGATGGCTTCCTGGCAAAGGCGGCGGAGCGGCCGGGCAACCCGTTCATCGCCTACGCGCTCTACGACCGCGCGTGCGTCCATGCCGCGAATCATGAAACCGCGCCAGCCTTGGAAACGATCGCGCGGTTGGGCCGGGAGTTTCCGGAAGCGGACAATCTCGACGTGGCGATGAATCTGAAAGGGACCGTGTTGGAAGCCGCCAACGATCCCGCGGGCGCGGAAGCCGCGTTCAAGAAAGCGATCGAACTCGCGCGCGGTCGGGATCATGCGGGCGTGGCCGAGGACGCCAAGGCGAACCTGGCGCGCATCCAGGAAGCCGCCAAGACGAAGCGCCGGGAGGAAGGAGGGCCGCGTCGATGA